The following nucleotide sequence is from Alphaproteobacteria bacterium.
GATTTCTTCGATTCCATGAATCAGTAGAGCGGGATCAGGGGATCAGGATCACCGATCCTGTCGTCTTGCGCGCCTCGAGATCGGCGTGCGCCCGGGCAGCATCGGCCAGGGCATATTCGAAATCCATCATGGGCCTGACGGCGCCCTTGGCCATGACATCGAAGAGCGCGGCCGCGGCCGTGCGCAGATCGTTCGGGTCGCGCGCGTAGTGATCGAGCATCGGCCGCGTGAGATAGAGCGAGCCGCGCACCATCAGTTCGCGCGGCGCGATGGGATCGGGGGGCCCTGACGCGTTGCCGTAGCTCACCATCATCCCGAACGGTGCGAGGCAGTCGAGGGATTTCATGAAGGTGTCCTTGCCGACACTGTCGTAGACGACAGGCACGCCCTTGCCGTCGGTGATCTCGCGCACCCGGGCGACGAAATCCTCGTCGCGGTACAGGATCGGGTGATCGCAGCCATGGGCG
It contains:
- a CDS encoding zinc-binding dehydrogenase is translated as AHGCDHPILYRDEDFVARVREITDGKGVPVVYDSVGKDTFMKSLDCLAPFGMMVSYGNASGPPDPIAPRELMVRGSLYLTRPMLDHYARDPNDLRTAAAALFDVMAKGAVRPMMDFEYALADAARAHADLEARKTTGSVILIP